ATGAGGACGCTCGTCTGACTGCGCAGCGTCTCGAGCGTCGGCTTCTTTCAGGGGAGCCAACGGGTTTGATGGCAGGTGTGCCGACGCTGATGAAAGATCTCTTCAGCTTCAAACCGGGTTGGGCAAATACTCTTGGAGGCGTGAAAGCGCTCCGAAATTTCGTTCCCGATTTCTATAGTAACTTTGCTCACCGCATGGAGTCTGCGGATGCGATCGTTATCGGAAAGTCCAACAGTGCCACAATGGGCTTCGCCGGGACGACTGACAACAAGCTCTTTGGCCCGACGAAGAACCCTTTTAATCCGGCCCTAAATAGCGGCGGATCGTCCGGCGGCAGCGCAGCAGTTGCAAGCTTGATGGTCCCACTTGCGGAGGGATCGGATGCTGGAGGTTCAATACGCATACCATCATCGTGGTGCGGACTGGTTGGATACCAACCCTCTTTCGGGGTATCGCCTATGGTTATGCGTCCCAACGCGTTTGGAGCGACTGCGCCGTTCATATTTGAAGGCCCGATGGCGAGATCGGTCCAAGACATTGCCCTTGCGATGCAAGTGCTTTCCGGAAAGAATGTGCAGGACCCCTACAATACTTCGTGCCCCGTAGATTTTGGCGCCGCGCTGCTACAATCGGTGGAAGGTATGCGAATAGGTCTCACGTTGGACTTTGGTGTTTTCCCGGTCGATCCACAAATTAGGACGCAGGTGGAGGAGGCCAGTCGGGCATTTACCGCCGCGGGCGCAATTGTTGAACCGATTTCGTTGAAGCTTCCCTATTCAGCCGTCGAACTCGCAGAGCTGTGGTGCCGAATGATATC
The nucleotide sequence above comes from Ensifer adhaerens. Encoded proteins:
- a CDS encoding amidase translates to MSKQDFAMFSATETARLVKRKEISPVEVVESAIERVEAANGVLNVVILKGYEDARLTAQRLERRLLSGEPTGLMAGVPTLMKDLFSFKPGWANTLGGVKALRNFVPDFYSNFAHRMESADAIVIGKSNSATMGFAGTTDNKLFGPTKNPFNPALNSGGSSGGSAAVASLMVPLAEGSDAGGSIRIPSSWCGLVGYQPSFGVSPMVMRPNAFGATAPFIFEGPMARSVQDIALAMQVLSGKNVQDPYNTSCPVDFGAALLQSVEGMRIGLTLDFGVFPVDPQIRTQVEEASRAFTAAGAIVEPISLKLPYSAVELAELWCRMISAVTFGALTNLAENGFDLLGEHSDDLPDQLIAWVERAERMTLREIQSDQAMRTEVFDTLTAAFEHFDFICSPVTCCMPVPNADGGDTVGPNHLLETTLEPRIGWAMTFLTNLTGNPSAVLPTGLVAGLPVGLQLIGKRNRDVDLIAACAAFERARPWASIYAVPGKERHF